A region from the Lytechinus variegatus isolate NC3 chromosome 6, Lvar_3.0, whole genome shotgun sequence genome encodes:
- the LOC121417871 gene encoding receptor-type tyrosine-protein phosphatase mu-like produces MWDAWDAETDIGDPPLQRYRIYFYRVNDAEEQEQEVTSRSDPLAPSETVTGLSPDTDYVFAVAAVRPGVGGQGPRLEVQGTTKCSPPFGLVQSINVSSSSLSRTLNIKWKLIDAIFVTSVLIYATIRM; encoded by the exons ATGTGGGATGCCTGGGATGCAGAAACAGATATAGGTGATCCTCCACTACAGAGATACCGTATCTATTTTTATAGAGTCAACGATGCAGAGGAACAGGAGCAAGAAGTGACTTCACGATCTGATCCTCTAGCTCCATCTGAGACAGTGACTGGTCTAAGTCCGGATACAGACTATGTGTTTGCTGTAGCAGCAGTTAGACCAGGTGTTGGGGGCCAGGGACCTCGATTGGAAGTCCAAGGTACAACAAAATGCTCAC cgCCCTTTGGTTTAGTGCAGTCTATCAACGTGTCATCATCTTCTCTATCTCGAACACTGAACATCAAGTGGAAG CTAATAGATGCCATCTTTGTGACATCTGTGTTGATATACGCTACTATCAGAATGTAG